One genomic segment of Ricinus communis isolate WT05 ecotype wild-type chromosome 5, ASM1957865v1, whole genome shotgun sequence includes these proteins:
- the LOC8289797 gene encoding probable phospholipid-transporting ATPase 8 isoform X1 yields the protein MTRRSLHFSKLYSFSCFKSAFKDHHAQIGQKGYSRVVYCNDPDNPEALQLKYRGNYVSTTKYTAVNFIPKSLFEQFRRVANIYFLVVACVSFSPLAPYTALSVLAPLLVVIGATMAKEGVEDWRRRKQDIEANNRKVRVYGKDYTFSETKWKNLRVGDLVKVTKDEYFPADLLLLSSSYDDGISYVETMNLDGETNLKLKHALEVTSSLCDEESFKNFVAMVKCEDSNENLYSFVGTLNYNGNHYPLSPQQILLRDSKLKNTEYIYGVVIFTGHDTKVMQNAVDPPSKRSKIERKMDKIIYILFSTLILISFVGSLFFGIETKRDINGGEYRRWYLQPDVTTVFYDPQRASLAAFFHFLTGLMLYGYLIPISLYVSIEIVKVLQSIFINQDQDMYYEETDRPAHARTSNLNEELGQVDTILSDKTGTLTCNSMEFVKCSIAGSAYGRGMTEVERALAKRINDGLPEAGDDSADQPDDNGNTGYPGKSIKGFNFRDERIMNGQWINEPQSDVIQKFFQVLAICHTAVPEKDEKSGEIFYEAESPDEAAFVIAAREVGFELCERTQTSISLYELDPAAGKKVKRMYQLLQVLEFSSSRKRMSVVVRNVENKLFLLSKGADSVIFERLSKDGRLFERKTKEHIKRYAEAGLRTLVIAYRELDEDEYGIWEKDFSEAKATVTADRDVLVDEIADKIERDLVLLGATAVEDKLQKGVPECIETLAQAGIKIWVLTGDKMETAVNIGYACSLLRQEMKQIIITLDSPDIEALEKQGDKEAISKASFRSVMEQISGGKSQLSKESSTSFGLVVDGKALAIALDKSLEKKFLELALGCASVICCRSTPKHKALVTRLVKMETGKTTLAVGDGANDVGMLQESDIGVGISGAEGMQAVMASDFAIAQFRFLERLLLVHGHWCYRRIAIMICYFFYKNIAFGFTLFWFEAYTSFSGQPAYNDWYMSFYNVFFTSLPVIALGVFDQDVSSRLCLKYPVLYQEGVQNILFSWPRILGWMCNGILSSIVIFFFTTNSMIDQSFRRDGQMVDFEILGATMYTCVVWAVNCQMALSINYFTWIQHFFIWGSIAFWYIFLLIYGSLSPIVSTTAFRVLVEACAPSPLYWLVTLLVVIATLLPYFSYRAFQSRFQPMIHDIIQIRRSEGSEPEACNELPSGVRVKMHQLQENLRHRNM from the exons CTGCATTTAAAGATCACCATGCTCAAATTGGGCAAAAAGGGTACTCTAGAGTGGTGTACTGCAATGACCCTGATAATCCAGAGGCTCTTCAGCTTAAGTATAGGGGGAATTATGTATCCACTACCAAGTATACTGCAGTTAATTTTATACCCAAGTCATTGTTTGAGCAGTTTAGGAGGGttgcaaatatatattttctcgTTGTAGCTTGTGTTTCATTTAGTCCATTGGCTCCCTATACGGCGCTCAGCGTTCTTGCACCTTTGCTAGTAGTTATTGGAGCTACTATGGCTAAAGAAGGTGTGGAAGATTGGAGGCGAAGAAAGCAG GATATAGAGGCCAACAACAGAAAGGTTAGAGTATATGGAAAAGATTACACTTTTTCTGAGACCAAATGGAAGAATCTCCGAGTTGGGGACCTTGTTAAGGTGACTAAGGATGAATACTTTCCTGCTGATTTGCTTCTGCTTTCATCAAGCTATGATGATGGTATTTCTTATGTGGAGACCATGAATCTTGATGGAGAGACTAATTTGAAGTTGAAGCATGCCTTGGAGGTGACATCATCTCTATGTGATGAAGAATCCTTCAAGAATTTTGTGGCCATGGTCAAGTGTGAGGATTCAAATGAAAATCTTTATTCCTTTGTTGGAACATTGAATTATAATGGAAACCACTATCCACTTTCACCACAACAAATTCTTTTGAGAGATTCCAAGCTCAAGAACACCGAATATATCTATGGTGTGGTTATTTTCACTGGACATGACACAAAAGTGATGCAAAATGCTGTGGATCCTCCTTCTAAGAGAAGTAAGATTGAGAGGAAAATGGATAAGATAATATACATCCTCTTTAGcactttgattttgatatcaTTTGTTGGATCCCTATTTTTTGGAATTGAGACTAAAAGAGATATAAATGGTGGCGAGTACAGAAGGTGGTATCTTCAACCAGATGTCACAACTGTGTTTTATGACCCTCAAAGAGCATCCCTTGCTGCATTTTTTCACTTCTTGACAGGACTTATGCTGTATGGATATTTGATACCAATATCCTTGTATGTGTCAATTGAAATTGTAAAGGTGCTACAAAGCATTTTCATTAACCAAGATCAGGATATGTACTATGAGGAAACTGACAGGCCAGCACATGCACGCACGTCTAACTTGAATGAGGAACTCGGGCAGGTTGATACCATACTATCTGACAAAACAGGTACTTTGACATGTAACTCGATGGAGTTTGTCAAGTGTTCAATAGCAGGTAGTGCTTATGGCCGCGGTATGACAGAAGTGGAAAGGGCTTTGGCAAAGAGAATAAATGATGGACTGCCAGAAGCTGGTGATGATTCAGCTGATCAACCTGATGATAATGGCAATACAGGTTACCCAGGAAAGTCAATCAAGGGATTCAACTTCAGAGATGAACGCATAATGAATGGTCAATGGATTAATGAGCCTCAGTCAGATGTCATACAAAAGTTCTTTCAAGTGCTAGCCATTTGCCATACTGCAGTTCctgaaaaagatgaaaaatcaGGTGAAATTTTCTATGAAGCTGAGTCACCAGATGAAGCAGCCTTTGTTATAGCTGCGAGGGAAGTTGGCTTCGAATTGTGTGAAAGGACTCAAACAAGTATATCATTGTACGAGTTAGACCCCGCAGCTGGTAAAAAAGTTAAGCG AATGTACCAACTTCTTCAAGTCCTTGAGTTCAGTAGCTCTCGCAAAAGAATGTCTGTGGTTGTGAGAAATGTTGAGAACAAGCTATTTCTCCTTTCCAAGGGCGCAGACAG TGTGATCTTTGAAAGGCTCTCAAAAGATGGACGGTTGTTTGAGAGGAAGACCAAGGAGCACATCAAAAGATATGCTGAGGCCGGTTTGCGAACCTTGGTAATTGCATACCGGGAGCTTGATGAAGATGAATATGGAATATGGGAAAAAGACTTTTCAGAAGCCAAAGCAACAGTAACTGCAGACCGAGATGTATTGGTAGATGAAATTGctgataaaattgaaagggATTTGGTTCTTCTAGGCGCTACAGCTGTCGAGGACAAACTACAAAAGGGG GTTCCTGAGTGTATTGAGACACTTGCACAGGCCGGAATCAAAATATGGGTTTTAACTGGCGACAAGATGGAAACAGCAGTAAATATAGG GTATGCATGTAGTCTACTGAGACAAGAAATGAAGCAGATCATTATCACTCTGGACTCTCCAGATATTGAAGCTTTGGAAAAACAAGGGGATAAGGAGGCCATTTCTAAG GCTTCTTTTCGAAGTGTGATGGAGCAAATAAGTGGTGGAAAATCTCAACTTAGTAAAGAAAGCTCAACATCATTTGGTTTAGTGGTTGATGGAAAAGCCTTGGCTATTGCACTGGACAAGAGTCTTGAGAAGAAATTTTTGGAGCTTGCACTCGGCTGTGCTTCTGTTATATGCTGTCGGTCTACTCCAAAACACAAAGCCCTT GTCACAAGACTGGTGAAAATGGAAACAGGTAAAACGACATTGGCAGTTGGTGACGGAGCAAATGATGTTGGCATGCTTCAGGAGTCTGATATTGGAGTTGGGATTAGTGGTGCTGAAGGAATGCAA GCTGTGATGGCGAGTGATTTTGCAATAGCACAATTCCGTTTTCTGGAACGTTTGTTGCTGGTACATGGTCACTGGTGTTATAGGCGAATAGCCATAATG ATATGTTACTTCTTCTACAAGAACATCGCATTTggatttactttattttggtTTGAGGCCTACACTTCTTTCTCTGGTCAGCCAGCTTATAATGACTGGTATATGTCATTTTACAATGTCTTCTTCACTTCACTTCCTGTAATAGCTCTTGGTGTTTTCGATCAGGATGTCTCTTCAAGGCTTTGCCTAAAG TATCCTGTGTTATATCAAGAGGGAGTACAAAACATCCTCTTCAGCTGGCCACGCATTCTTGGTTGGATGTGTAATGGGATCCTCAGTTCCATagttatcttcttcttcaccaCCAACTCCATGATTGATCAGTCTTTCCGTAGAGATGGTCAAATGGTTGACTTTGAGATTCTTGGGGCTACGATGTACACATGTGTAGTGTGGGCTGTAAATTGCCAAATGGCACTTTCAATCAATTACTTCACTTGGATACAGCACTTCTTCATCTGGGGAAGCATAGCcttttggtatatatttttgCTGATATACGGTTCACTCTCACCTATTGTATCTACAACAGCATTTAGAGTTCTTGTGGAAGCCTGTGCTCCAAGCCCTCTCTATTGGCTTGTCACTCTTCTTGTTGTTATTGCCACCCTGCTACCTTACTTTTCCTACAGAGCATTTCAGTCTCGTTTCCAGCCAATGATTCATGACATAATACAAATCCGGCGATCAGAAGGCTCAGAACCTGAAGCTTGTAATGAGTTGCCAAGTGGGGTCAGGGTGAAAATGCATCAACTGCAGGAAAATCTAAGGCACAGAAACATGTAG
- the LOC8289797 gene encoding probable phospholipid-transporting ATPase 8 isoform X2, which produces MTRRSLHFSKLYSFSCFKSAFKDHHAQIGQKGYSRVVYCNDPDNPEALQLKYRGNYVSTTKYTAVNFIPKSLFEQFRRVANIYFLVVACVSFSPLAPYTALSVLAPLLVVIGATMAKEGVEDWRRRKQDIEANNRKVRVYGKDYTFSETKWKNLRVGDLVKVTKDEYFPADLLLLSSSYDDGISYVETMNLDGETNLKLKHALEVTSSLCDEESFKNFVAMVKCEDSNENLYSFVGTLNYNGNHYPLSPQQILLRDSKLKNTEYIYGVVIFTGHDTKVMQNAVDPPSKRSKIERKMDKIIYILFSTLILISFVGSLFFGIETKRDINGGEYRRWYLQPDVTTVFYDPQRASLAAFFHFLTGLMLYGYLIPISLYVSIEIVKVLQSIFINQDQDMYYEETDRPAHARTSNLNEELGQVDTILSDKTGTLTCNSMEFVKCSIAGSAYGRGMTEVERALAKRINDGLPEAGDDSADQPDDNGNTGYPGKSIKGFNFRDERIMNGQWINEPQSDVIQKFFQVLAICHTAVPEKDEKSGEIFYEAESPDEAAFVIAAREVGFELCERTQTSISLYELDPAAGKKVKRMYQLLQVLEFSSSRKRMSVVVRNVENKLFLLSKGADSVIFERLSKDGRLFERKTKEHIKRYAEAGLRTLVIAYRELDEDEYGIWEKDFSEAKATVTADRDVLVDEIADKIERDLVLLGATAVEDKLQKGVPECIETLAQAGIKIWVLTGDKMETAVNIGYACSLLRQEMKQIIITLDSPDIEALEKQGDKEAISKASFRSVMEQISGGKSQLSKESSTSFGLVVDGKALAIALDKSLEKKFLELALGCASVICCRSTPKHKALVTRLVKMETGKTTLAVGDGANDVGMLQESDIGVGISGAEGMQAVMASDFAIAQFRFLERLLLVHGHWCYRRIAIMICYFFYKNIAFGFTLFWFEAYTSFSGQPAYNDCILCYIKREYKTSSSAGHAFLVGCVMGSSVP; this is translated from the exons CTGCATTTAAAGATCACCATGCTCAAATTGGGCAAAAAGGGTACTCTAGAGTGGTGTACTGCAATGACCCTGATAATCCAGAGGCTCTTCAGCTTAAGTATAGGGGGAATTATGTATCCACTACCAAGTATACTGCAGTTAATTTTATACCCAAGTCATTGTTTGAGCAGTTTAGGAGGGttgcaaatatatattttctcgTTGTAGCTTGTGTTTCATTTAGTCCATTGGCTCCCTATACGGCGCTCAGCGTTCTTGCACCTTTGCTAGTAGTTATTGGAGCTACTATGGCTAAAGAAGGTGTGGAAGATTGGAGGCGAAGAAAGCAG GATATAGAGGCCAACAACAGAAAGGTTAGAGTATATGGAAAAGATTACACTTTTTCTGAGACCAAATGGAAGAATCTCCGAGTTGGGGACCTTGTTAAGGTGACTAAGGATGAATACTTTCCTGCTGATTTGCTTCTGCTTTCATCAAGCTATGATGATGGTATTTCTTATGTGGAGACCATGAATCTTGATGGAGAGACTAATTTGAAGTTGAAGCATGCCTTGGAGGTGACATCATCTCTATGTGATGAAGAATCCTTCAAGAATTTTGTGGCCATGGTCAAGTGTGAGGATTCAAATGAAAATCTTTATTCCTTTGTTGGAACATTGAATTATAATGGAAACCACTATCCACTTTCACCACAACAAATTCTTTTGAGAGATTCCAAGCTCAAGAACACCGAATATATCTATGGTGTGGTTATTTTCACTGGACATGACACAAAAGTGATGCAAAATGCTGTGGATCCTCCTTCTAAGAGAAGTAAGATTGAGAGGAAAATGGATAAGATAATATACATCCTCTTTAGcactttgattttgatatcaTTTGTTGGATCCCTATTTTTTGGAATTGAGACTAAAAGAGATATAAATGGTGGCGAGTACAGAAGGTGGTATCTTCAACCAGATGTCACAACTGTGTTTTATGACCCTCAAAGAGCATCCCTTGCTGCATTTTTTCACTTCTTGACAGGACTTATGCTGTATGGATATTTGATACCAATATCCTTGTATGTGTCAATTGAAATTGTAAAGGTGCTACAAAGCATTTTCATTAACCAAGATCAGGATATGTACTATGAGGAAACTGACAGGCCAGCACATGCACGCACGTCTAACTTGAATGAGGAACTCGGGCAGGTTGATACCATACTATCTGACAAAACAGGTACTTTGACATGTAACTCGATGGAGTTTGTCAAGTGTTCAATAGCAGGTAGTGCTTATGGCCGCGGTATGACAGAAGTGGAAAGGGCTTTGGCAAAGAGAATAAATGATGGACTGCCAGAAGCTGGTGATGATTCAGCTGATCAACCTGATGATAATGGCAATACAGGTTACCCAGGAAAGTCAATCAAGGGATTCAACTTCAGAGATGAACGCATAATGAATGGTCAATGGATTAATGAGCCTCAGTCAGATGTCATACAAAAGTTCTTTCAAGTGCTAGCCATTTGCCATACTGCAGTTCctgaaaaagatgaaaaatcaGGTGAAATTTTCTATGAAGCTGAGTCACCAGATGAAGCAGCCTTTGTTATAGCTGCGAGGGAAGTTGGCTTCGAATTGTGTGAAAGGACTCAAACAAGTATATCATTGTACGAGTTAGACCCCGCAGCTGGTAAAAAAGTTAAGCG AATGTACCAACTTCTTCAAGTCCTTGAGTTCAGTAGCTCTCGCAAAAGAATGTCTGTGGTTGTGAGAAATGTTGAGAACAAGCTATTTCTCCTTTCCAAGGGCGCAGACAG TGTGATCTTTGAAAGGCTCTCAAAAGATGGACGGTTGTTTGAGAGGAAGACCAAGGAGCACATCAAAAGATATGCTGAGGCCGGTTTGCGAACCTTGGTAATTGCATACCGGGAGCTTGATGAAGATGAATATGGAATATGGGAAAAAGACTTTTCAGAAGCCAAAGCAACAGTAACTGCAGACCGAGATGTATTGGTAGATGAAATTGctgataaaattgaaagggATTTGGTTCTTCTAGGCGCTACAGCTGTCGAGGACAAACTACAAAAGGGG GTTCCTGAGTGTATTGAGACACTTGCACAGGCCGGAATCAAAATATGGGTTTTAACTGGCGACAAGATGGAAACAGCAGTAAATATAGG GTATGCATGTAGTCTACTGAGACAAGAAATGAAGCAGATCATTATCACTCTGGACTCTCCAGATATTGAAGCTTTGGAAAAACAAGGGGATAAGGAGGCCATTTCTAAG GCTTCTTTTCGAAGTGTGATGGAGCAAATAAGTGGTGGAAAATCTCAACTTAGTAAAGAAAGCTCAACATCATTTGGTTTAGTGGTTGATGGAAAAGCCTTGGCTATTGCACTGGACAAGAGTCTTGAGAAGAAATTTTTGGAGCTTGCACTCGGCTGTGCTTCTGTTATATGCTGTCGGTCTACTCCAAAACACAAAGCCCTT GTCACAAGACTGGTGAAAATGGAAACAGGTAAAACGACATTGGCAGTTGGTGACGGAGCAAATGATGTTGGCATGCTTCAGGAGTCTGATATTGGAGTTGGGATTAGTGGTGCTGAAGGAATGCAA GCTGTGATGGCGAGTGATTTTGCAATAGCACAATTCCGTTTTCTGGAACGTTTGTTGCTGGTACATGGTCACTGGTGTTATAGGCGAATAGCCATAATG ATATGTTACTTCTTCTACAAGAACATCGCATTTggatttactttattttggtTTGAGGCCTACACTTCTTTCTCTGGTCAGCCAGCTTATAATGACTG TATCCTGTGTTATATCAAGAGGGAGTACAAAACATCCTCTTCAGCTGGCCACGCATTCTTGGTTGGATGTGTAATGGGATCCTCAGTTCCATag